Proteins from a single region of Primulina tabacum isolate GXHZ01 chromosome 5, ASM2559414v2, whole genome shotgun sequence:
- the LOC142546943 gene encoding phosphoacetylglucosamine mutase-like, whose amino-acid sequence MNEQQRSILSDLASRFPPPPGVQFSYGTSGFRTDASLLESTVFRVGILAALRSVQTGSVIGLMVTASHNEVSDNGVKVADPSGGMLTQRWEPFADAVANAPDPHSLIQLIDDFVKKENIQLDGAPSSEVLLGRDTRPSGKLLVSAAALGVTSIMGTIASDMGILTTPQLHWMVRSKNKGIEATKNSYYDQLLLSYRLLLECIPPGVGGNNMYKKFIVDCADGVGGEEIEKLNTRLRDLNIEARNTGVGVLNDCVGADFVQKEKIVPRGFGHYDFGVRCASLDGDADRLVYFYVLSNSDKIDLVDGDKILTLFALFIKEQLGILNEAEDVKANNSYQTCLGVIQTAYANGASTDYLKRLGLEVVFTPTGVKYLHEKAAEYDIGIYFEANGHGTILFSETFLGWLDTRNNELLLTSRGSEKQKAALRLVATSKLINQAVGDALSGMLLVEAILQHWGWSIFRWNELYQDLPSRQIKVKVMDRTAVVTANAETVVVKPSGIQEAIDMETAKYPKGRCFIRPSGTEDVIRVYAEASTREAADSLAHSVARLVNQFLGSGSS is encoded by the exons ATGAACGAACAGCAGAGATCAATCCTTTCAGACTTGGCGTCTAGATTTCCCCCTCCTCCGG GGGTGCAGTTTTCATATGGCACCTCGGGTTTCAGAACTGATGCGTCGCTGCTGGAGTCGACGGTGTTCCGTGTAGGGATTTTGGCGGCTCTCAGGTCCGTTCAGACTGGATCAGTGATCGGTCTTATGGTCACCGCTTCCCACAATGAGGTGTCGGATAATGGGGTTAAAGTCGCGGATCCTTCTGGTGGAATGCTCACTCAGCGTTGGGAACCCTTTGCTGATGCCGTTGCTAATGCCCCGGATCCCCATTCCCTCATCCAG TTGATAGATGATTTCGTGAAGAAGGAAAATATCCAACTTGATGGAGCTCCTTCATCAGAAGTATTATTGGGAAGAGACACTAGGCCCAGTGGAAAGTTACTTGTGTCTGCTGCTGCACTA GGTGTGACTTCAATCATGGGAACCATTGCCAGTGACATGGGAATCCTGACGACCCCTCAACTGCATTGGATGGTGCGTTCCAAAAATAAGGGCATTGAAGCAACCAAAAACAGTTATTATGACCAGCTCTTGTTATCTTATAG GTTGTTGTTGGAATGCATTCCCCCTGGAGTCGGTGGCAAtaatatgtataaaaaattCATTGTGGATTGTGCCGATGGAGTGGGTGGAGAGGAGATTGAAAAGTTGAATACAAGGTTGCGTGATTTGAACATCGAAGCTCGTAACACTGGAGTTGGTGTCCTTAATGACTGTGTTGGTGCTGATTTCGTGCAGAAAGAGAAGATTGTTCCACGTGGTTTTGGTCATTATGATTTTGGAGTTAG GTGTGCCAGTTTGGATGGCGATGCTGATCGGCTAGTCTACTTTTATGTCTTATCAAACAGCGACAAGATCGACCTTGTCGACGGAGACAAGATATTGACTTTGTTTGCTTTGTTTATCAAAGAACAATTAGGAATTCTTAATGAAGCTGAAGATGTGAAAGCAAACAATTCTTATCAGACATGCCTTGGTGTGATACAAACTGCTTATGCTAACGGTGCATCCACTGATTACTTGAAACGGTTGGGACTGGAAGTTGTGTTTACTCCAACTGGAGTCAAATACCTTCACGAAAAAGCTGCTGAGTATGATATTGGCATCTATTTTGAGGCAAATGGGCATGGAACCATTTTGTTTTCAGAAACTTTCCTAGGCTGGTTGGATACTAGAAACAATGAACTTTTATTAACATCAAGAG GTTCTGAAAAACAAAAGGCAGCTCTGAGACTTGTGGCTACCAGTAAACTGATTAATCAGGCTGTGGGAGATGCATTGAGTGGGATGCTATTAGTGGAGGCAATCTTACAGCACTGGGGGTGGTCTATCTTTAGATGGAATGAGCTTTATCAAGATTTGCCTAGCAGGCAAATTAAG GTAAAGGTTATGGATAGGACTGCTGTGGTGACTGCTAATGCAGAAACAGTAGTTGTTAAGCCTTCTGGTATACAAGAGGCAATCGACATGGAAACAG CCAAATATCCGAAAGGGAGATGTTTTATACGGCCTTCAGGAACAGAAGACGTGATAAGAGTGTATGCAGAAGCATCTACCCGAGAAGCAGCAGATAGTCTCGCGCATTCTGTAGCCCGGCTTGTTAATCAGTTTCTTGGTTCCGGCAGCAGCTAG
- the LOC142546944 gene encoding haloacid dehalogenase-like hydrolase domain-containing protein Sgpp, with amino-acid sequence MTISSGEISADTSSSTCSLSQLAPLEAVLFDIDGTLCDSDPLHYYAFREMLQEIGFNGGVPITEDFFIDNISGKHNDDIASALFPNDFERGLKLVDDKEAMFRRLVKEKLEPVKGLYRLKKWIEDHNLKRAAVTNAPRANAELMISILGLTDFFHALILGSDCEHAKPFPDPYLKAVEVLEVSKEHTFIFEDSVSGIKAGVAARMPTIGLTTRNPAQLLMQAKPHFLIKDYDEPELWTALDKLDKTT; translated from the exons ATGACGATTTCTTCAGGTGAAATTTCAGCTGACACGTCGAGCAG CACTTGTTCTCTATCGCAACTTGCTCCACTTGAAGCAGTACTCTTTGATATTGATGGCACATTGTGTGACTCGGATCCCCTCCACTATTATGCTTTTCGGGAAATGCTTCAAGAG ATTGGATTCAATGGTGGTGTTCCAATAACTGAGGATTTTTTTATCGATAATATTTCTGGGAAGCACAATGATGATATTGCTTCAGCCCTTTTTCCAAATGATTTTGAAAGGGGTTTAAAGCTTGTGGATGATAAGGAAGCAATGTTTCGAAG GCTTGTTAAGGAGAAATTGGAACCTGTAAAAGGCTTATATCGGCTCAAGAAATGGATTGAAGATCATAACCTGAAACGAGCTGCAGTAACCAATGCTCCTAGAGCGAATGCTGAATTGATGATCTCAATTCTTGGACTAACAGATTTCTTTCATGCTCTTATTCTTGGAAGTGACTGCGAACATGCAAAACCATTTCCAGACCCCTATTTAAAAGCTGTTGAAGTACTCGAGGTGTCAAAAGAGCATACTTTTATATTTGAG GATTCTGTTTCAGGAATAAAAGCCGGTGTCGCAGCTAGGATGCCTACGATTGGCTTGACAACAAGAAATCCAGCACAACTACTGATGCAGGCGAAGCCTCATTTTCTCATTAAAGATTACGACGAACCAGAACTTTGGACTGCTTTGGACAAACTTGATAAAACTACATAG
- the LOC142546945 gene encoding acyl-CoA-binding domain-containing protein 4-like, with the protein MSAAATMARAHSGLSYPGRFYAAATYVGFGGSPNSAAEGVISKFSNDAALLLYALHQQATLGPCNIPKPRGWSPIEQSKWTSWNGLGNMASTEAMRLFVKILEEEDPGWYSRVSNLVSEPAVNVELIHVPEVAVVYEDGTNFPETKTILAENGNRSEIQDKDIVSESLGAVTVYDKWVTPPVSGSRPKVRYEHGAAVFGDKMYVFGGNNSGRYLNDLQVLNLRTWTWSKAEVRAGTDDIATACAGHVLIPWNENKILSVAGHSKDPSETLQVKVFDLQVCTWSMLKTYGKPPVSRGGQSVTMVGKTLVIFGGQDTKRSLLNDLHILDLETMTWDEMDTVGVPPTPRSDHAAAVHADRYLLIFGGGSLATCFNDLHVLDLQTMEWSRPTQQGEIPSPRAGHAGVTVGDNWFIVGGGDNKGGVSETVVLNMSTLVWSVVTIVQGPVPLASEGLSLVLSSYSNEDILVSFGGYNGKYNNEVNVLKPSHKSTLQSKMETPVPDSVSAVQNVTNATRDVESEYEAGQERKIKEIVMDNVDSELSITKIEERNTCHLSSLEAEKEELESSLAKEKLQALQLKTELTKIETRNTDLYKELQSVRGQLAAEQSRCFKLEVDVAELRQKLLTMDTLQKELEILQRQKAASEQAALYAKERRNSAGVWGWLAGTPPEHKVDDA; encoded by the exons ATGTCTGCTGCGGCAACGATGGCAAGAGCGCATTCCGGCCTGTCTTACCCAGGGAGATTCTATGCGGCGGCGACCTACGTTGGCTTCGGCGGATCTCCGAATTCCGCCGCTGAAGGCGTCATCTCCAAGTTCTCAAACGATGCGGCTCTTCTCCTATACGCTCTCCATCAGCAG GCAACTCTGGGGCCTTGCAACATTCCTAAACCTAGAGGTTGGAGTCCCATCGAGCAAAGCAAATGGACAAG TTGGAATGGACTTGGAAACATGGCTTCCACAGAGGCAATGCGCCTTTTCGTTAAAATCTTGGAG GAAGAAGATCCAGGGTGGTATTCGAGAGTGTCAAACTTGGTGTCAGAGCCTGCTGTAAATGTTGAGTTGATT CATGTACCAGAAGTTGCAGTGGTTTATGAAGATGGAACTAATTTTCCTGAGACAAAGACTATTCTTGCTGAAAATGGCAATCGTTCAGAAATCCAGGATAAAGATATTGTATCCGAAAGCCTTGGAGCGGTTACTGTATATGACAAATGGGTCACACCTCCAGTGTCTGGCTCACGACCAAAAGTTCGATATGAG CATGGAGCAGCAGTTTTTGGTGACAAGATGTACGTATTTGGTGGAAACAACAGTGGTCGTTACCTCAATGATCTCCAG GTTCTGAACTTGAGAACTTGGACCTGGTCCAAAGCTGAAGTTCGGGCAGGTACTGATGATATAGCAACTGCCTGTGCTGGGCATGTGTTG ATACCATGGAATGAAAATAAGATTCTTTCAGTAGCTGGACATTCCAAGGACCCTTCTGAAACATTACAAG TTAAGGTGTTCGATCTGCAAGTTTGTACCTGGTCGATGTTGAAAACTTATGGAAAGCCTCCG GTCTCTCGTGGAGGGCAGTCAGTGACCATGGTGGGAAAGACTCTAGTCATATTTGGTGGCCAAGATACAAAAAGATCCCTGTTAAATGACTTGCACATTCTGGACTTAGAAACCATGACCTGGGATGAAATGGACACAGT GGGAGTGCCGCCTACTCCAAGGTCTGATCATGCTGCTGCCGTACATGCAGATCGTTACCTTCTAATCTTTGGTGGGGGCTCACTTGCTACCTGCTTTAATGATCTTCATGTGCTTGATCTTCAAACT ATGGAATGGTCAAGACCAACACAACAGGGCGAGATACCTAGTCCTCGTGCTGGCCATGCAGGTGTGACTGTTGGAGATAATTGGTTCATTGTTGGTGGAGGAGACAATAAGGGTG GAGTTAGTGAAACAGTTGTACTTAACATGTCTACACTGGTGTGGTCGGTTGTAACTATTGTTCAAGGACCTGTTCCTCTTGCTAGCGAG ggCTTAAGTTTGGTCCTGAGTTCCTATAGCAATGAAGATATCCTGGTCTCATTTGGAGGATACAACGGGAAGTACAACAATGAG GTCAATGTACTTAAACCAAGTCATAAGTCAACCTTACAATCAAAGATGGAAACACCAGTGCCAGATAGTGTCTCAGCTGTTCAAAATGTGACAAATGCTACCAGAGATGTGGaatctgaatatgaggcagGCCAAGAAAGAAAAATCAAAGAAATTGTGATGGATAATGTTGATTCAGAGCTAAGT ATTACCAAGATTGAAGAAAGAAACACTTGTCATCTTTCATCCCTTGAAGCAGAGAAAGAAGAACTAGAGTCTTCTCTCGCAAAGGAGAAATTGCAGGCACTACAGCTGAAAACAGAGTTGACAAAAATAGAAACTCGAAACACAGATCTGTACAAG GAACTCCAGTCTGTGAGAGGTCAACTTGCTGCGGAACAATCTAGGTGTTTCAAACTTGAG GTAGATGTTGCCGAGCTACGGCAGAAGCTACTAACGATGGACACCTTACAGAAGGAACTTGAAATCCTCCAGCGACAGAAAGCTGCTTCTGAACAAGCTGCTTTATATGCAAAAGAAAGGCGTAACTCAGCTGGTGTATGGGGGTGGCTTGCTGGAACACCACCTGAGCATAAGGTCGACGATGCTTGA
- the LOC142546952 gene encoding small ribosomal subunit protein eS21y-like: MQNEEGQNMDLYIPRKCSATNRLITSKDHASVQINVGHLDESGRYTGQHSTFALCGFVRAQGDADSALDRLWQKKKVEVRQQ; encoded by the exons ATGCAAAACGAGGAGGGACAGAACATGGATCTTTATATCCCAAGGAAGTG CTCTGCCACGAACAGGCTTATCACTTCCAAGGATCATGCATCAGTTCAGATCAACGTCGGGCATTTGGATGAGTCTGGTCGATACACTGGCCAACACTCAACCTTTGCTCTCTGTGGATTTGTCCGTGCCCAG GGTGATGCTGACAGTGCTCTCGATAGGCTCTGGCAGAAGAAGAAGGTTGAAGTTCGACAACAGTGA